Proteins encoded within one genomic window of Besnoitia besnoiti strain Bb-Ger1 chromosome II, whole genome shotgun sequence:
- a CDS encoding cytidine and deoxycytidylate deaminase zinc-binding region domain-containing protein (encoded by transcript BESB_034070): MEPTTRIPPAAPPPAADAPRPSAAVRPHPCPSGSGSASSCFALPPFAASLVRACPNLEEADGSRSWDLEEVVDDIFQLREPPRTLLHALAAPPRLCSKLLQLLQKHHPLDYAEEFAGQKAAQGSPDAADVQRHSEAAARLVSSSVPVTKETNDARTIVHGGSVDGEAREPQDGGAECADSETTEDVSTFVPWWKREGRRVALHFLKRCRKTTKGGPVLLLLGTTPERVDSEILELLRTCPAPAPPPLPALRLTACQCLPSSASLEDDEAQESPPSSCPSTACPGQSVPSSDGEAAGGSAPVSSFFVHVSVPSVPPVTPEQQRVWGEIWPCYLNKTKPNGPRRDAGAEETADQPARDGEAASEQRDKKDALGASASVRQELLLPLELSTGEKATHQFFLNAAMEISRREGRSACIITYAPSDPEETPRKTLYPPPPRKRLRARSEGDNTAGERTKTKGEFGDEVKTAKSYAKREASAEDVSALRAQCREPAAKTLACSPQAADIASDSIRKRVFNGCEATFCSLAHRTPAAVRDSGDLERDVADAFRVFIESRASLFETSRGDEFGRLQTELGNATLPKVVAACVDHTRARAPLDHAAMRAIGVVGEKLLRKFASREGACGAGGSSEAKPGDGSRSTQIKLLLESVKGDSHDVSQGNYYCHGCVVYCSHEPCVMCAMALVHSRIKLLIFGRTNHLHGGITRGRLHLDRRLNHGYRVLRAAVRETASTQDDDGR; encoded by the exons ATGGAGCCAACGACTAGAAtcccgccagcggcgccgccgcccgcggccgacgcgcctcgcccgtctgctgctgtgcgTCCTCATCCTTGCCCCTCTGGTTCAggctccgcttcctcctgtttcgcgcttcctcccttTGCGGCTTCGCTCGTCCGCGCCTGTCCAAATCTGGAAGAGGCGGACGGCTCGCGTTCGTGGGATCTCGAGGAGGTCGTCGACGATATTTTTCAGCTCCGCGAACCGCCGCGCACtttgctgcatgcgctggcgGCCCCGCCACGGCTCTGCAGCAAGCTGCTTCAGTTGCTGCAGAAGCACCATCCACTGGACTACGCAGAAGAGTTCGCGGGCCAGAAAGCTGCGCAGGGGTCGCCAGATGCTGCGGACGTCCAGAGACACtctgaggccgctgcgcggctggTATCCAGTTCTGTGCCCGTGACGAAGGAGACCAATGACGCTCGGACTATTGTGCACGGGGGAAGTGTAGACGGCGAGGCACGAGAGCCGCaggacggaggcgcagaatgcgcagacagcgaaacGACAGAGGACGTCAGTACCTTTGTGCCGTGGTGGAagcgcgaggggcgacgcgTGGCGCTGCATTTCTTGAAGAGATGCCGAAAAACAACCAAGGGCGGCCCtgtgctgcttctcctcggaACGACTCCGGAG cgcgtcgACTCGGAGATTTTGGAGCTCCTGCGTACTTGCCCCGccccagcgcctccgccgctccctgcgcttcgcctcaCGGCGTGTCAGTGCCTCCCGTCGTCAGCCTCgctggaagacgacgaagcccaggagtcgccgccgtcctcttgTCCCTCCACGGCCTGCCCTGGTCAGTCCGTGCCGTCgtccgacggcgaggcggctggcgggtcggcccctgtctcctcgttctTCGTCCACGTCTCCGTCCCCTCCGTCCCGCCCGTGACCcccgagcagcagcgcgtttGGGGCGAGATCTGGCCCTGCTACCTGAACAAAACGAAGCCCAATGGGCCTcgacgcgacgccggcgcagaggagacggccGACCAGCCCGCGCgggacggcgaagcggcgagcgagcAACGAGACAAAAAagacgccctcggcgccagcgccagTGTGCggcaggagctgctgctgcctctggaGCTCTCCACAGGGGAAAAGGCCACCCACCAGTTCTTCCTCAATGCAGCCATGGAAA TTAGCCGGCGCGAAGGtcgcagcgcatgcatcaTCACATATGCTCCTTCTGACCCTGAGGAGACTCCGCGAAAAACACTAtatccgccgccgccgcggaagcgacTTCGCGCGCGGTCGGAGGGCGATAACACTGCGGGCGAGCGAACAAAAACCAAGGGAGAATTTGGTGACGAGGTTAAAACGGCAAAAAGTTACGCAAAAAGAGAGGCAAGTGCTGAGGACGTCTCTGCCTTGCGTGCGCAGTGCCGTGAGCCAGCTGCGAAGACTCTTGCATGCTCTCCCCAAGCAGCCGATATAGCTTCAGATTCAATACGGAAAAGAGTCTTCAATGGCTGCGAGGCTACGTTTTGCAGCCTCGCCCACAGGACGCCGGCCGCAGTCCGTGATTCTGGTGACCTCGAGCGTGATGTCGCAGATGCGTTTCGAGTGTTTATTGAGAGCCGAGCTAGCTTGTTTGAGACCAGTAGGGGTGACGAGTTCGGTCGACTACAGACTGAACTTGGAAATGCTACGCTGCCCAAAGTCGTCGCTGCTTGCGTCGACCACacccgcgcacgcgctccTCTGGATCATGCAGCGATGCGGGCAATCGGCGTCGTGGGAGAAAAGCTCCTGCGGAAATTCGCCTCGCGAGAGGGGGCCTGCGGGGCTGGTGGATCGTCCGAGGCGAAGCCAGGGGACGGCAGTCGAAGCACGCAAATAAAATTGCTGCTGGAGTCTGTGAAAGGCGACTCACACGATGTCAGTCAAGGGAACTATTACTGCCATGGATGCGTAGTGTACTGTTCACACGAGCCGTGCGTCATGTGCGCAATGGCACTAGTACACTCACGTATAAAGTTGCTCATTTTTGGACGCACCAACCACCTACACGGAGGTATTACCCGGGGGCGACTGCACCTTGATCGGCGGCTTAATCATGGATACCGTGTGCTACGAGCTGCGGTGCGGGAGACAGCTTCCACTCAAGACGATGACGGAAGATGA
- a CDS encoding hypothetical protein (encoded by transcript BESB_034050), whose translation MSAHSSRGKAFGLFVVVSAALVLSGAVLLMCTGLRHPEKWRSVAGNICSPKLGQVRLELTVEPGEPDTWFSCGANPPAVLQPSQQGMVFEGTSCQTTRSLSSVSAGAKLHTKVDGGQTWYRLDIPSKERKNRVLCYTCKQALPHEPKNRGDGALQIGEPVFGRTCTVRITLEASTNRQLQYKAEEDHERTAKNERTDFQSAHHDPEDTPLTTVASRAQPRRGENQEEGQGEAAAKRNEQTGEEAAPQRNEQTGEEAAPQRNEQTGEEAATKRNEQTGEEAATKRNEQTGEEAAPQRNDQTGEEAAPQRNDQTGEEAATKRNGQTGEKAASNDDLKVTVCSQGTVPVTVAQGAPLAFQCAAGMLLEPKGGQEAFDGDCNNHAPLTSFVDASLETQSLTTQNDAQTTYKLRVTNSPVTPVSICYKCVYRVDAAEYVSEQCHLKISVIPTAHADAPARGMTLVSIGLLGLIWLSSM comes from the coding sequence ATGAGCGCCCACTCCTCTCGAGGGAAGGCCTTCGGGCTCTTCGTCGTGGTTTCAGCTGCTCTTGTTCTATCCGGCGCCGTTTTACTCATGTGCACGGGGCTCCGCCACCCAGAGAAGTGGCGCTCGGTGGCGGGGAACATTTGCTCGCCCAAGTTGGGCCAAGTTCGGCTAGAGCTCACCGTCGAGCCCGGTGAGCCTGATACGTGGTTCAGCTGTGGCGCGAACCCACCCGCGGTGCTTCAGCCGTCGCAGCAAGGCATGGTGTTCGAAGGCACCTCTTGCCAAACGACGAGAAGCTTGTCAAGTGTTTCCGCTGGAGCAAAACTGCATACAAAAGTTGACGGCGGGCAAACGTGGTACAGGCTCGACATCCCTTCAAAGGAAAGAAAGAACCGAGTTCTTTGCTATACTTGTAAACAGGCACTTCCTCATGAACCAAAAAACAGAGGAGATGGAGCCCTTCAGATCGGGGAGCCTGTCTTCGGTCGCACGTGTACAGTGCGCATCACGCTCGAAGCGAGCACGAACCGCCAGCTGCAGTAtaaagcggaggaagaccaCGAACGGACAGCGAAGAACGAACGAACTGACTTCCAAAGTGCGCACCACGATCCAGAGGACACCCCGTTGACTACAGTCGCCTCCCGAGCACAACCTCGTCGTGGGGAAAACCAAGAGGAAGGGCAAGGAGAGGCTGCTGCCAAGAGGAATGAACAAactggcgaggaggctgctCCTCAGAGGAATGAACAAactggcgaggaggctgctCCCCAGAGGAATGAACAAactggcgaggaggctgctACAAAGAGGAATGAACAAactggcgaggaggctgctACAAAGAGGAATGAACAAactggcgaggaggctgctCCCCAGAGGAATGACCAAactggcgaggaggctgctCCCCAGAGGAATGACCAAactggcgaggaggctgctACAAAGAGGAATGGACAAACTGGCGAAAAGGCGGCATCGAACGATGATCTGAAAGTTACAGTTTGTTCCCAGGGAACTGTACCGGTGACTGTCGCTCAAGGCGCCCCTCTAGCGTTTCAGTGCGCAGCTGGGATGCTTCTGGAACCGAAGGGGGGGCAAGAGGCCTTCGACGGAGACTGTAACAACCACGCCCCCCTCACGAGCTTCGTCGATGCTTCATTGGAGACACAATCACTGACGACACAGAATGACGCGCAGACCACGTACAAGCTCAGAGTGACTAACAGCCCGGTCACCCCTGTGTCCATCTGTTACAAATGCGTCTACCgcgtcgacgccgcagaaTATGTGAGCGAGCAGTGCCACCTCAAAATTTCTGTAATCCCAACAGCGCATGCCGATGCCCCGGCTAGAGGCATGACGTTAGTATCTATAGGTCTGCTTGGGTTGATCTGGCTCAGTTCTATGTAA
- a CDS encoding SAG-related sequence (encoded by transcript BESB_034060), which yields MRNLDTEAPPSTTTYVVDYCSGSEATTASPESPRPVRCVAGPARPEAVFDDEDGKCAEQAKLSSTAAATLKPSSAALLKNSLLTYQLVVEKAPHYDTPLSYKCVTPDPASQTSAATSTGSAFDEEKHCLMKITVKGPSGEAASETTMGSVSRVLT from the coding sequence ATGCGGAACTTGGATACAGAAGCGCCACCATCAACGACAACGTACGTAGTGGATTACTGCAGTGGCTCCGAAGCGACGACTGCATCACCAGAGTCGCCTCGGCCGGTCCGATGCGTAGCCGGACCTGCAAGGCCAGAAGCCGTATTCGATGATGAGGACGGGAAGTGTGCAGAGCAGGCAAAACTTTCCAGCACCGCTGCCGCTACGCTAAAGCCAAGCTCCGCGGCTCTGTTGAAGAACTCTTTACTCACTTACCAGCTGGTGGTTGAGAAGGCTCCTCACTACGACACGCCATTGAGTTACAAGTGCGTGACGCCTGACCCAGCTTCACAGACAAGCGCGGCGACCTCCACCGGATCAGCGTTTGATGAGGAGAAGCATTGCCTGATGAAGATAACTGTGAAGGGCCCATCCGGGGAGGCGGCGTCTGAGACGACGATGGGGAGTGTGTCTAGAGTTTTGACGTGA